The genomic DNA TGCTGACTGGGCCGGTTGGTGTATTAAATTCCTTCGTCAACCTCATGCCATAAATGGTAGCTTGATCATAATGAATGCGAAGCATCGTTTCTTTTTTGTGAAGGGATGTTTCTTGATTGATGATTGTAGCCATCATATTCTTTCCAACGACTTGATCCGCCTGGATGATGAAGCCATCCGTATCTTGTTTTGCTGAGGCATTTGCACCAGACCCCGGCACTGAGATAAATAAGATGATTTGCAAAACAAGGATGATTGGAATCGGTTTCAAAATTTTCTTTGTTTTCATCCCATCAACCTGCTCTTACTGGGTCTTCGGTTACATGAACAGAATCATCTTCATCAGGATCTGTTGATCCCATTCTCCAAGCAATCAAAGCAGAGCCGCCTATCAATCCGAAAATGGTACCGACCAAGAATCCACCCAAGGCGCCAATGACGGATAAAACAGATAAAAACATCGTAAAAATGCCTAAGATCTTTGCTGACTGAGGGAAAAATAGTGCCAGCAGGCCAATCATCGTAATAAGTCCGCCAAACAGTAAACCGATCACGGCGATGGAACCCGGGAGAAATGTACTCAAATATAGATTTAAGGGTACCCACAAAATCATCAAGCCACTAATAATGGTTATGACGGATCCCCATAACGGCCTCGATTGCCTCCAAGATTTAAACCTCATTTGAATCACTCCTATTTTTTATCTATTTTTTCAACCGTTAACTTCATCCCATTCATATTAATGGTCTTCTGGAATAAATAATGCGTTTTCAATTTTGCGCTCCCCAAGGTGATTTTTGAAGAGGTTTGCTTGAATTGCTTCGTCCAATCATTGCTGTAGTTTTCTTTCAAGACCAAGTCGCTGAATTGGGCATTTGCCTGAATCAAGCTGGCATCCTGCTGAAGACCTGTTATTTGTACAGGTTTTGAAGCGGTAATCTTTACCCTGATCCACTGGTCGCCAACCTTGAAATCTTTATAAAGCTTAAGATTTGTTATCGTCAGCTTGTCTATGAGGTTCGTACCTTCCGGAGCGGATGCTTCGCTGCTTGTTTCACCCATTTTCGGATAAAACGTATATCCCGTTCCTTCCAGTTTGTCAAACTCAACATAAAAATCCCCCACACCAGCCAATGGGACTGCATATGCCACACCTGACAGACCGATCGATACGAGCAGGACGGCTAAAAGCATGATTCCTGAAATGAATGAAGTCCAAAATACTTTTTTATTTGTTTTCCCCTTAACTTGCACAGACTGCCTTTTCTCCCTCAACTTAAACACCTCTCAGTTTTCAAATTTAATAGTATCTTCTTCAATCGTAGAGGAAGCTTTCTCCCTCAACAATTACGAAAATTATCGGCTAAACTGGATTACCCCCTCAAATGTCGGGTATTTTGAATAAGAATACCCATAATTTTTTTGTTAATTCCGAATAATATTACAAATTATTTTAATGGAGGGAGAGAACGTGGAAAATAAAATCAAGGAGTTATTTTCAAGGGGCATGGAACTGCTGTTAACATATGAAAAGGAATTTCACTTGGAATGGAGGTTAGTTAAGAAAGAGCTCATCAATCGAAAATTTGAGCTTCTTCAACAATTTGACCAGATGATTCAAATCGGCTACGAGGTAGCAGGAGGAAATGAGTCGATTTCCATCGATCAGTTTACGCTCTCTATGGCAACCGAGTGGAATAAACGATTTCCTGTATTAGAGAATGATGGGGATGCAATCTTTATCATCACGATCATTGAAAATACATTTCACGATATTTTGGCCAAGCATAAGGCGAACTTACTCGACCATCAAGCCATCCAGTCCATCTTTTCACGGATGACCGACCAGGTGCTGATGACGAACCAGCTTGAATTGCAATCTGAAAAGTGGCTGAATCTCATGCTTTCGACTAAAATCTTTCCGATCCACTGGATGTCGATCGTCCATCATCAACAAGGGGAGTACTGTGTTCATCGGGTCGTTTGTAGAGAGAGTAGCGGTACCCAAGATCAGCTCATCCATATTTGCGAAGGGCTGAAGGGAAAACAACTAAGCGATCTTACCCTTGCACTCGGCAGATTATTGACGGATTCAAAAGAGGAAGGGAAGATGGTCCACATCCCTTGCATGAATGACCATTTACTACTGTTCATGCCGGTGGAAGCAGCAGTCACCGACCAGCAGCGCGATTGGTTCAGGAGTATGTATTTACGGCAAATCAAACTTAACCATTTGAGATCCGAATTGGAATGGAAGGATGCCGCTCTATTATACTTGCAAAGGCTGCTGCATACGAGCAGCTCCCGTGAAGCGGTCGAAGCCATTTCGCAAGGCCTGGTTGATTATATGCCCTTTAAGCGATGTGGGCTATTCATATACTCCCCCAATGATGAAAGAGGAATTGGCGTGTTCGGTTATAACCTGGAACCGCGATCAATCGAGCAAATCAGGGAAAACATTCACCAATTTCCATTATTGAAGAAATATTTTTCCCTGCTTTCAAATTCAAAACCCATCTACATTTCCGATGCCTCAGAAGTGTTGCCTGAAAAATACATTCAGTCCTACCAATTGAAATCTTTAGTCGTCGTTCCGATCTATGTCCCGACCTACAATAAATTGATCGGGGTTGCCCTGTTGGACCAGGGAGAACGTTCTGAATTTTTGGTCTCGACACAGACCATGTCCACATTGATCAAGTTCGGTCAATACGCCGGTGAACTGCTTTATCAATATTGGGAGGATGCACTCAAGGAATTTTCCATTGGCCATGCCCTTTTGACACCTCGTGAAAAAGATGTGCTCAGGCACATTTCCATGGGTGAATCCATCAACGAAACGGCAGAAGCATTGGACCTCAGCAGCTACACAGTTAGAGACTATGTTTCATCCATCATTCAAAAGATGGATGCCAGAAACAGGACAGAAGCCGCTGTCAAAGCGATTAAAATGAAAATCATATGAAAGAAGGGGAATGGCTGTTGAGCCATTCCCCTTCTTTCATGTTCAGCTTGGATCTACTTCATCCAAGGCTAATGTTGTGACTTCTGTATAATCACCCTTTTCCACTTCTTCCTCATTGGCGTCCTGCCGCAGCTCTTCGTCATCGTCCATCCCTGGTGCGAATTTAGGTTCATCCTTTCCTTTCATTCTGATCTCTCCTTTTGATTGGTGATGGCTATCCTATTTTTTTCTTTTTTATTTGAATTATTCTTTATGACTTTTTCAAAAGTTGATTTTTTTACTGTAAGGCTCACCGCCCGCAACCAGTAAGGAGAGTACCCTTAAGCAGAAACCAACCTTACTTCATCTTTGATTAACTGCAATAAGCTATTAATGTACTTAAATGTATCTTTTGTAAAGCGGCTGTAAAGTTTTGGTGAAAGGGCTATATGACCTATTTTTACATGTCAACATTTGTAGTATATTCGGAGTAAAGGAGGGATTTTGAAAAAATGGAAAATAAAAAATTATTGAGAAAACTTTCCAAGATAGTATTGGCTTCATCTTTGATCGTACCATTTTCGACGTTTGCATCCATTCATACCACTCATGCGGAAACACCTGCAGATCCGGCACCTTACATAAATCCGACTGTAACAGCGAATGGAAAGAAAATTTTATTTGACAATACCCACGGCCAGACAGCGGGGGCTGCCGACTGGGTGATCAACGGCGGCTTTTCAGACTTCGGTAACGCTTTGGCCGGCAAGGGCTATTATGTCAAGGAACTGCGGAAATCCAATCCGATCACGCTGGATGACCTGAAGGAATACGATGCATTTGTCATCGGGGAGGCGAATATCCCTTATAAAGCATCGGAACAGCAGGCGATGCTTGACTACGTGGAGCAGGGCGGAAGCATATTCTTCATTGCCGATCACTACAATGCTGACCGCAACAAAAACCGCTGGGATGCATCAGAAGTTTTTAACGGGTATCGACGTGGTGCCTGGGACAACCCTGCGAAAGGAATGTCGACGGAAGAAGCGAATTCAGCTGCGATGCAAAATGTGACAAGCTCCGACTGGCTATCCGATAACTTCGGCATCCGCTTCCGCTACAACGCGCTTGGTGACATCACGGCGAACAACATCGTTGCACCGGATCAGTCCTTCGGGATCACAGAAGGTGTAAGCACGGTTGCCATGCATGCGGGTTCGACATTGGCGATTACTGACCCGGCGAAGGCAAAGGGAATTGTTTACTTGCCGAAAACAGATGTTAGCTGGGGTTATGCCGTGGACCAAGGGGTCTATGCCGGCGGCGGCGTCGATGAAGGTCCATTTGTGGCAATTTCCAAAGTCGGAAAAGGAAAAGCGGCATTCATCGGTGATTCTTCCCCAGTCGAGGATGCTTCACCTAAATACTTGCGCGAAGAAAACGGCTCGACAAAAACGACATATGACGGCTTCAAGGAACAAAACGACGGGACGCTGTTAGTCAATTTAATGAACTGGCTTTCCACTAAAGAAGATTACACCGGCTTCGATCAAGTTGATGGCTTGACCCTGGATCAGCCGACAAAGCTGCTTGCTTTTGAAACACCGGAAAATTCAACGGAACCTCAAGCTGAACCATGGGCAGCACCTGATGCAGGATATAAATGGTACGATCCATCCACCTTTGCAGCGGGATCATATGGTTCAACAAAGGTAGCTACACAGCCTGCCTACTCATTTGTTCATCAAAGTGTACTGCCAAATGCAGAGGAATTCCAAATCCGCGTATCGCTTGATAACCTGCAGCCAAACGAAACGGTTTCAGGGTTGAAGGTAGGAATGTACCTGGATGGCGGGAGTCAAATCGGGGAATTCAAGCTTGATGAAAGCGCTCCATGGCCGACCACTTATGGCTACAGTGAGGAATTCTCTGTCACTGCTGACAAAGATGGACATGCGTTTAAAGATTTGACTGTCAGAGTGAAAGATGGTGTCGCCGGGAATGCCAACTTAAGGCTTAAATCCGGCTCCAAAAGTGTGGTTACCGAAACGGTCACCATCGATGACGTTCCTGCAGAACCGCTTCCGGATGAGCAAGGGCCGCAGCTACCCGATCAAATTTCGATCGGCGATGCAAGGGCAGCCTCTCCAAATGGCTTGGTTACAGTGGATGGCGTCATCACATCCGAACCCGGCGTCTTCGGGGGACAAGGCTTCTATCTCCAGGATGAAACTGGCGGAATCTATGTATTCCAGCAGGGAAGCGGCTTCCATAAGGGGGACAAGGTGAAGTTGACGGGTACTACCTCTTTATATAACGGAGAACTGGAACTATCAGATTTAATCAATGTTGAGAAAGAAGGAACTGCAGATTTACCATCAGCCAAGACGGTTCCTGCCATTGATGATTCCAATCAGGGTCAGTATGTAAAATTGGAGAATGTTCAAATTTCAGACCTCCCGGAATCAGCAGGCGGAACATTTCAATTCAATGTCGTTTCGGATGATGGCTCCAGCACGCTGGTAAGAGTGGATAGCCGTACCGGCGTTTCATTGGATGAACTCCTTCAATCCTACAAAAATGGGGATTATATCAATATTTCAGGAATCTCCTCTGTATTCAAAGGGACTTATCAATTAAAGCCGCTAAGCCTGGATGATTTTGAATTGGCAGATACGACTGCACCTGTCATCAACGACTTGACTGATTTAGCGATCTATCCGTATGAGGGCTTCAGTCAAGAAGCAACAGCTTCGGATGACCAAAGCGGCGTCGATAGCATCACTGTTTCATTGGATGGAAAGGAAATTGCCAATCCAATCAACATCGAGCCCCTTTCATTATCATTGGGTGATCACACCATCAAAGTGTCCGCTAAGGACAATGCGGGGAACATTTCCGAAAAGGAATTCACCTTGACTGTTAAAATGGATGCAAGGCATATCGGCGATTTGCTGAAATACATGCACAGTCACGGCTACAGCCCGCGTGAAATTGTCCTTTATTTATTGTCATTGCTTAAATCGCTTTAATAATTTTCTTTATTAAATACCGCTGTTGATTTCCGCGGGCGGCAGGTGAGCTTTCTCGTCCCTGCGCTCCTGCGGGGTCTCACCTGTTTCGCTTTACCCGCTGGACATTGAATCAGCTTGCTTGAAATCACTGCGCACGAAGAAAATGCGAAGTTCGTCTTGCACTCCAATCAACAGCTAGAATATGCTAAAAACAACAAACACGCTTTAACATTGAAAAACCCGAACCAATCCGAAGTCTAAGGAAAGATTTCGGATTATAGTTCGGGTATTTCTTCGACTAAAACACTTTTGTCCCGCCCCTTTTAAATTGATATTGACCGCCTCCCGTTATGAATCCATCTACATTTGGGAATAATGGTCAATGCGATAAAAAGACAGGGGCTGATTTTTTGAGTGCACAACTTTATCAGCATTTTTTGCGCTGGCCGCTCATCTGGAGAGTCTTCAGCATGGCACTGGCTTCCATTCTTCTGTTTGGCTTTGCCATTCATATGATTGAGCCGAAGACCTTCCCCACTTTTTTCGATGGGGTTTGGTGGGCAATCATCACTGCTTCAACGGTTGGTTATGGAGATTACACTCCTCATACAACATATGGAAGAATCACAGGTATGCTGCTGATTTTGCTAGGCGCCGGATTCCTGTCGACGTATTTTGTGACGCTGGCTGCGGCAACAGTGAATACTCAAAATTCACTAAAAAAAGGAATGACTGAGTTTGTGGGGAGCAATCAAATGATCATCGTCGGATGGAATGAGCGTTCACGTGAAATTATCAATCAACTATTAAAAATGAAAAACGGCCGGCAAGTCGTCCTCATCGATGACTCACTGGGAGAGAATCCTTTCCAGCAGCCACAGGTCCACTTCATTAAGGGAAAGCCCTATATCGATACAGTCATGGAGAAAGCAAAAATCCACGACTCCAGCCTGCTGTTGATAACAGCGGACCAAAACACCAATGAAATCCAAGCAGACATGAATTCCATTCTCACCTTGTTGGCTGCCAAAGGGATGAAACCGGACCTTTATTGCGTCGTGGAAATCCTGACTTCGGAGCAAGTCAAAAATGCCAAACGTGCTGGGGCGGACGAAGTCATCCAGACGAACAAGCAAACCAGCTACGTGATGATGAACAGCTTGATCTCCCATGGGATGTCCACTACATTGCTGACATTATTGAATCAATTAAAAGGAAGCAATTTGCGGTTCATTGAATTGGATCCTCAATGGGAAGGAAAAACATTCATCCAAATCAGCTCCCATCTGCTGCAACATAAAATCTTGCTTTTGGGAATCAAGAGAGAGGAAGAAACGAAAATTAACCCGCCCTCGGACGAAATGCTTCATGCCGGGGACCATCTGCTTGTCGTTTCAGATTAGCGTCTGTTCCAATTCCTTCACTAAATCTTTGCCAACTTGAATATATTGCTTTGGAAAACTGGCATCCTTGTCCACCGGCTCCTGGAATTGGTTGAATGAAGCGGACACATTGAATATATTCGCATGGTCATCCAGCCCCCGCTGATATTTATGGGAAAGCAGATACGGCTTCCCTAATTTTACGGTGACGCCCTGCGAATCCAGCTGTCCGTCAACCGCAGTAAATGGAACGCGCAAAAATTGATAGCCTACCTCATCGTCGATCTTATAATCAAAATAGCCATGATCATAATCCCAGTTGCCGCCGATATCATAGCCAAGCGGCTTCATCAACTGCTCAAGCTTATATAATTGATAATGTTTGCCTTCAATATTTGAATCAATCTCAATCATGCACTGCATCTCCTTTAGCTTTTATTTCTTAGCTTTTCAAAGGAATGCATCGGCTATTCGCAATCATTGATGGAAAATAAGAAAAGCGGTAGCTTGAGGGGGCGCGGAATTTGTCGCTCGATGTCGATTGGCTGATATCCTGTTATTTTTGGCTGATATTTTTAAAAATCAGCTGCAATCCTGAAGCAATCGGCAGATAAATTTTCAAGTTTGGTCATTTCACACGTCCAGCGGCATAGAGCAACAATGATATCGGTCTAAATTTTAATATATCGGTCGATTTCCCCCTTTTATCGGTCAAAAATGAAATATATCGGCCATTCGACATAAACCATCTCATTTCCCCTCTTTTTAGAAAATCACTTCCCATTAAATCAAAAAAGCCAGCCCCGGGCATATGCACCGGGGCTGGCTCAATGTTCATTATTTCAATCTTTTTTCCAATTCTGCTTTCTTCTCTTCGAATCCAGGCTTTCCTAATAATGCAAACATATTCACTTTATATGCTTCAACACCTGGTTGATCAAACGGATTTACACCGAGCAGGTATCCGCTTAAGGCACAAGCTTTCTCGAAGAAATATACCAAGTATCCAAACGTATAGGCATCCATTGCCGGGATTTCAACGACAAGGTTCGGAACACCACCGTCTGTATGGGCAAGAAGAGTGCCTTCAAATGCTTTGTTGTTGACGAAATCCACAGTTTCACCAGCCAAATAATTCAAGCCATCAAGATCATTGCTTTCTTCTTCGATCGTGATTTCATGGCGGGCATCCTTGACTTTGACGATTGTTTCAAACAGATCCCTGCGCCCTTCTTGAACATATTGTCCAAGGGAATGTAGGTCCGTTGAAAAGTTCGCAGAGGAAGGATAAATGCCTTTTTGGTCTTTTCCTTCACTCTCGCCGAATAATTGCTTCCACCATTCAGCGAAGTATTGCAACCCTGGTTCATAGTTAATAAGCATCTCGATCGTTTTTCCTTTATTATAAAGGACATTTCTGACAGCTGCATATTGGTATGCAAGGTTTTCTTCAAGCTCTGAGTGGCTGAAATCCTCGCGTGCCTTCTCAGCGCCTTTCATCATCTCTTCGATGCTCACACCGCTCACGGCAATCGGAAGAAGACCGACAGCAGTAAGTACAGAATACCGTCCACCGACATCGTCAGGAATCACAAAAGACTCATACCCTTCTTCGGTAGCCAATGTTTTCAATGCACCTTTTGCTTTATCTGTTGTAGCGTAAATGCGGCTCTTCGCCTCTTCCTTCCCATACTTTTCTTCAAGCAGTTTGCGGAAAATGCGGAAGGCCAAGGCAGGTTCCGTAGTCGTCCCTGATTTGGAAATGACATTGATTGAGAAATCCTTCTCTTTCAACACGTCCATCAAGTCCTTCATATATGTGGAGCTGATGTTATTCCCGACAAAGAAGACTTGCGGTGTTTTGCGATCTTCTTTTGCAAGAGTATTGTAAAAACTGTGGTTCAGCATTTCAATCGCTGCACGGGCTCCGAGATATGAACCGCCGATTCCGATTACCAGCAGGATATCGGAATCACTTTTGATTTTCTCAGAAGCTTTCTGGATGCGGGAGAATTCTTCTTTGTCGTAATCAACCGGAAGATCGACCCATCCTAAAAAGTCACTTCCTGCACCCGTTTTTTCGTGCAGGGAATGATGAGCGACCTTCACTGCATCACGTAAATATGTAAGTTCATGTTCGCCAAAAAACGAAAGAGCTTTGGAATAATCAAACTTAATATGTGTCATGTTCATTTCCTCCGTTTAATTAGTTGTCTGTTATCACTTTAGCTGAAGCTGAATTGATAATCAAGAAATCGCTTATATTGTAAGCGTATCCAATAAGAATTTTTTTTGAGCTGCGTTCTCTTGAAGCAAATATTGTATTTATTGCCATGATTTCTACAAATTTGCTTTTACAATAAAAAGAAGGAAATGCCCAAATTTTCACAGGGCATTTCCTTGATGCTGCTTATAATGATGCACGCAAAATGGCCAACACGTCGTCTCGGTTCAGCTTCGTGAAGTTGCCGAATTCGCCGTTTGCCATTGCCTTATCAGCAATTTCATCCAGTCTGCTGTCATCGATGTCATAGTCAGCCAGACGGGATGGTGCGCCGATGGAGCTCCAGAATTCACGGAGTTTCTCGATTCCTTCCAACCCTGCTTCTTCATCGCTTTTTCCTTCAGAATCGACGCCGAAAACATTAACGGCAAGCTGTTTGAATCTTGCTGGGTCCACTTTCAGATTATGCTTCATCCAGTTCGGGAATAGGATGGCCAATCCCCCGGCATGCGGGATATCGTAGACGGCAGATACAGCATGTTCTATGTTGTGCGTCGCCCAGTCGCCGCGGTAGCCCATTTGGAGCATTCCATTCAAGGCGATATTTCCTGCATAAAGAATCGTTTCGCGCAGTTCATAATTTTCAAGATCTTCGACCATTTTAGGAGCCGTTTCCTTCACAGTGTTCAGGACGCCTTCACACATACGGTCCTGGACCGGTGTATTGTCCGCATTATTGAAGTATTGTTCAAAAACGTGTGACATCATATCGACCATTCCATAAATGGTGTGGTCTTTAGGCACTGTGAACGTGTTTTGAGGATCGAGGATCGAGAACTTAGGGAATGTTGCAGGACTTCCCCAGCCATACTTTTCATTCGTCTCCCAGTTTGTGATAACGGATCCTGCGTTCATTTCCGACCCAGTGGCAGCCAATGTCAACACTGTACCAAACGGAAGTGCTTCTTTGGCAATTGCCTTCTTCGTAACTAAATCCCAAGGATCGCCGTCGTATTTAGCTCCCGCTGCAATCAGCTTTGTGCAGTCGATGACGCTTCCGCCGCCAACCGCCAAAAGTACATCGATCCCTTCATTTTTGCAGATTTCAACGCCTTTTCGTGCTGTAGAAACACGCGGGTTCGGTTCAACCCCGGCTAGCTCGAATACTTCTGCATCCATTTCCTTCAATGTCGAAATGACTTGATCGTATAGACCGCTTCTTTTGATGCTTCCGCCGCCGTATACTAAAAGAACTTTATTTCCATATTGGGGCAATTCATTTTTTAATTCGCCTAACTGATCTTTTCCAAAAATTAATTTTGTTGGGTTGTAAAATGTAAATTGATTCATTTAAAAATCCCTCCTTGTTCCCCATTATTAATCACAGCCATAGCTTTTGCAAAAAAGATGCTCAATCATACTCTATATTTTGAATAAATCGAATCCTAATGATGAATAATTTAATTAAGCTCGTCGAAATCTAAAGACGTAGCTATTTGATAAGGAGGAAATCATCATGAGTGGAATTCAACGTATAGCACTAGTACTTACCATAATCGGAGCGATCAACTGGGGATTAATTGGATTTTTCCAATTTGACTTGGTAGCAGCTATCTTCGGTGGTCAAGGTGCTGCACTTTCTCGTATCATTTATGGCTTAGTGGGAATTGCCGGGCTTATCAACCTTGGTCTATTATTTAAGCCGAATGAAGAGCTTGAGCGTGAACCAGAAGCACGTACTACACGCTAAACAATTTAAACCAATCAATGACAATAAAAAGGGATGTACCGTCAGTGCCTGGCACTGACGGTACGTCCCTTATCTTATTTTCAACTTTGCAGTTCTTTGGTCCAAGGAAATTTCGAATTCTGATTTTCCCTTCTCTTCGCCTTTGATCAAGCCGGTTCCGCTTTTCTTATACCCAGCCTCTGTATCTTGAGGCTTCGGCCATTTTTCTCGCTCCGACCATATAGGCTGCCAAGCGCATATTAATTCTGCGATTTTCAGCAGTCTGGTATACATTGTTAAACGAATCCACTATTTTCTTTCTCAGTTTTTCATTCACTTCCTCTTCGGTCCAGTAGTATCCTTGATTGTTCTGAACCCATTCGAAGTAGGAAACCGTTACACCGCCTGCACTCGCCAACACATCGGGGACTAGCAGAATGCCGCGGTCTGTCAATATTTTGGTCGCTTCCAATGTAGTAGGTCCATTTGCGGCCTCTACAACAATAGAAGCTTTGATGTTATTGGCGTTGTCGGCTGTAATTTGGTTGGAAACAGCTGCCGGGACCAAAATATCACAATTGATTTCAAGAAGTTCATGATTGGAAATGGTATTCTCAAATAGAGTCGTCACGGTTCCGAAACTATCCCTGCGATCAAGCAAATAATCGATATCCAAGCCGTTCGGATCATGCAGCCCGCCATATGCGTCTGATATCCCGACCACTTTGGCACCTGCATCGTTCATGAATTTTGCCAGGAAGCTCCCGGCATTTCCGAAACCTTGGATGACGACACGTGCGCCTTTAATATCAATGCCTTTTTTCTTGGCCGCCTCTTCTATGCAAATGGTTACCCCTTGCGCTGTTGCTTTTTCACGTCCTTGAGATCCACCTAAAGCAATTGGCTTACCGGTAATGAATCCTGGAGAATCGTATTCGCGAAGTCGGCTGTATTCATCCATCATCCATGCCA from Falsibacillus albus includes the following:
- a CDS encoding Glu/Leu/Phe/Val family dehydrogenase, yielding MEENLNLFTSTQEVIKEALTKLGYENDLFELLKEPLRMLTVRIPVRMDDGTIRVFTGYRAQHNDAVGPTKGGVRFHPEVDEEEVKALSMWMSLKCGIVDLPYGGGKGGIICDPRTMSMSEIERLSRGYVRAISQIVGPTKDIPAPDVYTNSQIMAWMMDEYSRLREYDSPGFITGKPIALGGSQGREKATAQGVTICIEEAAKKKGIDIKGARVVIQGFGNAGSFLAKFMNDAGAKVVGISDAYGGLHDPNGLDIDYLLDRRDSFGTVTTLFENTISNHELLEINCDILVPAAVSNQITADNANNIKASIVVEAANGPTTLEATKILTDRGILLVPDVLASAGGVTVSYFEWVQNNQGYYWTEEEVNEKLRKKIVDSFNNVYQTAENRRINMRLAAYMVGARKMAEASRYRGWV